The proteins below are encoded in one region of Candidatus Methylomirabilota bacterium:
- a CDS encoding class I SAM-dependent methyltransferase, producing the protein MSESAGSAPVPDAADVDGVIQSVRFELYRENIYGALEIVEAAHAARPDPRYAEQAARIRSWLGHLQSREAYVLAQEQQYKGLRWKLGFKLLEKRIRMLSGKKTRKMIERRGRDPEFQELEREVDAVKPRRVLDAGSGEGGVAMALCARHPALEVDGVEVSFTNVRIARQLNRWKTASFRQGLAEEVHEYFEPGRFDLAYSFAVLEHVRDVAATVRSILTVLRPGGRFCFVVPMHEFRARGPIPDYRPVHGYADHCRVFSEADLRRRWGGKPGFRVVKIPGAWKHGEIPDCFEPVEFGSFFVSFAKA; encoded by the coding sequence ATGAGCGAGTCCGCCGGGTCCGCGCCGGTCCCCGACGCCGCAGACGTGGACGGCGTCATCCAAAGCGTGCGCTTCGAGCTCTACCGCGAGAACATCTACGGCGCCCTGGAGATCGTCGAGGCGGCGCACGCCGCCAGACCCGACCCGCGCTACGCCGAGCAGGCGGCGCGGATCCGCTCGTGGCTCGGCCACCTGCAAAGCCGCGAGGCCTACGTCCTTGCCCAGGAGCAGCAGTACAAGGGGCTCCGCTGGAAGCTGGGGTTCAAGCTCCTGGAGAAGCGGATCCGCATGCTGTCCGGGAAGAAGACCCGCAAGATGATCGAGCGACGCGGCCGCGACCCGGAGTTCCAGGAGCTCGAGCGCGAGGTCGACGCCGTGAAGCCGCGGCGCGTGCTCGACGCCGGCAGCGGCGAGGGCGGCGTGGCGATGGCCCTCTGCGCGCGCCACCCGGCGCTCGAAGTGGACGGCGTCGAGGTGTCCTTCACCAACGTCCGGATCGCCCGGCAGCTCAACCGCTGGAAGACAGCGTCGTTCCGCCAGGGCCTGGCCGAGGAGGTCCACGAGTACTTCGAGCCCGGCCGCTTCGACCTGGCGTACTCGTTCGCGGTCCTCGAGCACGTCCGCGACGTGGCCGCGACCGTCCGCTCCATCCTGACCGTCCTGCGGCCGGGTGGGCGCTTCTGTTTTGTCGTCCCGATGCACGAGTTTCGCGCCCGCGGCCCGATCCCCGACTACCGTCCGGTGCACGGCTACGCCGACCACTGCCGGGTCTTCAGCGAGGCCGACCTCCGGCGGCGCTGGGGCGGCAAGCCTGGGTTCCGGGTCGTCAAGATCCCCGGCGCGTGGAAGCACGGAGAGATCCCGGACTGCTTCGAGCCCGTCGAGTTCGGCTCCTTCTTTGTCTCGTTCGCCAAGGCCTGA
- a CDS encoding cytidylate kinase family protein has product MSILSVSHEIGAGGPEIGQKVAERLGLHYVDQELISDAALRYGVQEEKLSSLDESKPSLFERFDAETRRTITILQTALFEFAEKDRVVLMGRAGQWLLRGIPHVVRVRVMAPFDLRVKRLAKKLSGQMGEHTNPRTVQDMARRDDTEKLGRGRYLYEMDLRDPSLYDIVLNTEKLSIDAAVELVAGALQRPELQTTPAGQQLVADRSLASQVQVALATNPETRRYRITVEAKSGLVTLEGTAAMDEAVEVARSVRGVREVKTQQVDIPPIPPFVA; this is encoded by the coding sequence ATGAGCATTCTCTCCGTCTCCCACGAGATCGGCGCGGGCGGCCCCGAGATCGGCCAGAAGGTGGCCGAGCGGCTGGGCCTGCACTACGTGGACCAGGAGCTCATCTCGGACGCCGCGCTGCGTTACGGTGTCCAGGAGGAGAAGCTCTCGAGCCTCGACGAGTCCAAGCCCTCGCTCTTCGAGCGCTTCGACGCCGAGACCCGGCGCACCATCACGATACTGCAGACGGCGCTCTTCGAGTTCGCCGAGAAGGACCGCGTGGTGCTGATGGGCCGCGCCGGGCAGTGGCTGCTGCGGGGCATCCCGCACGTGGTACGCGTCCGCGTGATGGCGCCCTTCGACCTGCGCGTCAAGCGCCTCGCCAAGAAGCTCTCCGGGCAGATGGGCGAGCACACCAATCCCCGCACGGTGCAGGACATGGCGCGGCGGGACGACACGGAGAAGCTCGGGCGCGGGCGCTACCTGTACGAGATGGACCTGCGCGATCCCTCCCTCTACGACATCGTGCTCAACACGGAGAAGCTGTCGATCGACGCCGCCGTGGAGCTCGTCGCCGGCGCGCTCCAGCGGCCGGAGCTCCAGACGACGCCCGCGGGGCAGCAGCTCGTCGCCGACCGGTCCCTGGCCTCGCAGGTCCAGGTGGCGCTCGCCACGAACCCGGAGACCCGGAGGTACCGCATCACGGTCGAGGCCAAGAGCGGGCTGGTCACCCTCGAGGGCACGGCGGCGATGGATGAAGCGGTGGAGGTGGCGCGCTCGGTCCGGGGCGTGCGCGAGGTCAAGACCCAGCAGGTGGACATACCGCCGATCCCACCTTTCGTAGCCTAG